A single Natranaerobius thermophilus JW/NM-WN-LF DNA region contains:
- a CDS encoding IS6 family transposase has protein sequence MTKVVCPRCNNNCSDKFYRFGFDNHGHQKYQCQECFSQFAPKTLSKGGDKRGPNKPRKYPSCPKCGKATFLHHDYEFYSNLRCWDKSCNHSFYVPKPQSIPEPSQLDIDGKVDFSNMRHSLHTVIRALYLYFINGSSTRGVSQFLIDCEGIKVSHVTIADWTKKFAPLFLYISRYLKPIDLDSSDEWHVDETVIKIKGKRFYAWTVIDAETRFVLAFHLSPYRDSQAAFKVLNYAKKHFGQPHSIVTDRYWAYNAPIKVLFPNSNHIRVESFQDDISNNLIESFFQIFKSWVKQRRGFASFQSANKLIAVFVFAFNFVRTSNVLNQSTPAQVAGINYSNRNRTFWLLHSNNAA, from the coding sequence ATGACTAAAGTTGTATGCCCTAGATGCAATAATAACTGCTCTGACAAGTTTTATAGGTTTGGTTTTGATAATCATGGTCATCAAAAGTATCAATGTCAAGAATGTTTTAGTCAGTTTGCACCTAAGACACTTTCTAAAGGCGGGGATAAAAGAGGTCCTAATAAACCTCGTAAATATCCCTCTTGCCCTAAATGCGGTAAAGCTACATTTTTACATCACGACTATGAATTTTATTCTAATTTGAGGTGTTGGGACAAAAGCTGTAATCATTCTTTCTATGTCCCTAAACCTCAAAGTATTCCTGAACCTTCGCAACTTGATATTGACGGCAAAGTAGACTTCTCTAACATGAGACATTCTCTTCATACTGTTATTCGAGCTCTTTACCTGTACTTTATCAATGGTAGCTCTACTAGAGGTGTCTCACAGTTCCTTATTGATTGTGAAGGAATTAAAGTATCTCATGTTACTATTGCTGACTGGACTAAAAAGTTTGCTCCTCTGTTTCTTTATATCTCTAGATATCTAAAGCCAATAGATCTTGACTCTTCTGATGAGTGGCATGTCGACGAAACTGTAATTAAAATTAAAGGCAAAAGATTCTACGCCTGGACTGTTATTGATGCTGAAACTAGATTTGTGCTTGCATTTCATCTATCTCCTTACAGAGATAGCCAGGCTGCTTTTAAAGTGCTGAACTATGCTAAGAAACATTTTGGACAGCCTCATAGTATCGTTACAGATAGATACTGGGCTTACAATGCTCCAATTAAAGTTCTGTTTCCAAACTCTAATCACATCAGAGTCGAGTCTTTTCAAGATGATATCTCTAATAACTTAATTGAATCTTTTTTTCAGATTTTCAAAAGCTGGGTTAAGCAACGCAGAGGATTTGCTTCTTTCCAGTCAGCCAACAAGTTGATTGCGGTATTTGTGTTTGCTTTTAACTTTGTTAGGACAAGCAATGTTTTGAATCAGTCTACTCCTGCTCAAGTTGCTGGGATTAATTACTCTAATCGTAATAGGACTTTTTGGCTTTTACATAGTAATAATGCCGCTTGA